In the genome of Flavobacterium panacagri, one region contains:
- a CDS encoding Rne/Rng family ribonuclease, which yields MNKELIIRSSSEAVDFALLKDGKLIELHKEEEKSNFQVGDIFIAKIRKPVAGLNAAFVNVGFEKDAFLHYHDLGPNLASQLKFIKLVSAGKIKDFSLKTFQFEKEIDKDGIITDILSANQSVLVQVVKEPISTKGPRISAELSLAGRFIVLVPFSDRVSISQKIEDKKEKDRLKKLVLSIKPKGFGVIVRTVAEGKNVAELEKDLQNLLGRWSAMCKKLPTAHHPSKVLGELNRASSILRDVFNDTFSGIQIDDEELYHQTKEYLQEIAPSKQSIVKFYQSNDTPIFEKYNIERQIKTSFGRTVSMSKGAYLIIEHTEALHVIDVNSGNRSNKATNQEDTAMEVNMIAAAEIARQLRLRDMGGIIVVDFIDMSNPENRKVLFDFLREEMSDDKAKHKILPPSKFGLVQITRQRVRPEVNIKTREEDPNKVNGEIEAPILIIDKITSDLERLLKTHNKVVLNTHPFVAAYLSKGFPSLRSKWFFEHKKWVKIIPRDAYTYLEYHFYDKKGNVISE from the coding sequence GTGAATAAAGAATTAATCATTAGATCTAGTTCTGAAGCAGTAGATTTTGCCTTATTAAAAGATGGAAAACTAATTGAATTACACAAAGAAGAAGAAAAAAGCAACTTTCAGGTTGGCGATATTTTTATTGCCAAAATCAGAAAACCAGTTGCTGGACTTAATGCTGCTTTTGTGAATGTAGGTTTCGAAAAAGATGCCTTTTTACATTATCACGATTTGGGTCCCAATCTAGCTTCTCAGCTGAAATTCATAAAACTTGTAAGCGCAGGTAAAATAAAAGATTTCTCCCTAAAAACCTTTCAGTTTGAAAAAGAGATTGACAAAGATGGCATCATTACTGATATTTTAAGTGCCAATCAATCTGTCTTAGTTCAAGTAGTTAAAGAACCTATATCGACCAAAGGCCCAAGAATAAGTGCTGAGCTTTCTCTTGCCGGAAGATTTATCGTTCTAGTTCCTTTTTCTGATCGTGTTTCTATTTCTCAAAAAATAGAAGACAAAAAAGAAAAGGATCGTCTAAAAAAACTTGTTCTATCGATCAAACCTAAAGGATTTGGTGTTATTGTTCGTACAGTAGCCGAAGGCAAAAACGTAGCCGAATTAGAAAAAGATTTGCAGAACCTGCTTGGCAGATGGTCTGCAATGTGTAAAAAATTACCAACTGCTCATCATCCATCAAAAGTATTAGGAGAGCTTAACAGAGCTTCTTCAATATTAAGAGATGTATTCAATGATACCTTCAGCGGTATTCAAATAGATGATGAAGAGTTGTACCATCAAACGAAGGAGTATCTGCAAGAAATTGCACCTTCAAAACAATCGATTGTTAAGTTTTATCAATCAAATGACACTCCGATTTTCGAGAAATACAATATAGAGAGACAAATCAAAACTTCATTTGGCCGAACTGTTTCCATGAGTAAAGGTGCTTATCTTATCATAGAACACACTGAAGCGTTGCACGTTATTGACGTCAACAGCGGAAACCGTTCCAATAAGGCGACCAACCAAGAAGACACAGCCATGGAAGTTAATATGATTGCCGCTGCAGAAATCGCAAGACAATTACGTCTTCGAGATATGGGCGGAATCATAGTAGTTGATTTTATCGATATGTCTAATCCTGAAAACAGGAAAGTTTTGTTCGACTTCTTGCGAGAAGAAATGAGCGACGATAAAGCAAAGCATAAAATATTACCGCCAAGTAAATTTGGACTTGTCCAGATTACCAGACAGCGCGTAAGACCAGAAGTTAACATTAAAACTAGAGAAGAAGATCCAAATAAAGTCAATGGCGAAATTGAAGCGCCAATATTAATAATTGACAAGATCACCTCTGATTTAGAAAGACTTTTAAAAACCCACAATAAAGTTGTGCTTAACACACATCCGTTTGTGGCTGCATATCTCAGCAAAGGTTTTCCATCATTACGTTCAAAATGGTTTTTTGAACATAAGAAATGGGTGAAAATCATACCTCGTGACGCTTACACGTACTTAGAATACCATTTCTACGACAAAAAAGGAAATGTTATTTCAGAATAA
- a CDS encoding HU family DNA-binding protein yields MTKADIVAKISEKLGLEKGDVQATVETFMEEVKTSLETGDNVYLRGFGSFIVKTRAEKTGRNISKNTTIKIPAHNIPAFKPAKVFVEGVKTNNEAK; encoded by the coding sequence ATGACGAAAGCAGATATCGTAGCGAAGATTTCAGAGAAACTAGGTCTTGAAAAAGGAGACGTTCAAGCAACAGTAGAAACTTTTATGGAAGAAGTTAAGACTTCTTTAGAAACTGGAGACAATGTTTACCTAAGAGGCTTTGGTAGTTTTATCGTTAAAACTAGAGCTGAAAAAACTGGAAGAAACATTTCTAAAAACACGACAATTAAAATTCCAGCACACAACATTCCTGCGTTCAAACCTGCAAAAGTTTTTGTAGAAGGAGTAAAAACGAACAACGAAGCAAAATAA